From Streptomyces chrestomyceticus JCM 4735, one genomic window encodes:
- a CDS encoding exonuclease SbcCD subunit D, which produces MRFLHTSDWHLGRSFHRVNLLTAQRAFLDHLVETVRTQRVDAVLVAGDVYDRAVPPLAAVELFDDALHRLAGLGVPTVMISGNHDSARRLGVGSGLMGQAGIHLRTDPAACATPVVLRDAYGEVALYGLPYLEPALVKDEFGAERADHAHVLGAAMDRVRDDLAARPAGTRSVVLAHAFVTGGAPSDSERDITVGGVESVPAAVFEGVDYAALGHLHGCQTITDRVRYSGSPLAYSFSEERHRKSMWLVDLDAAGTVTAERLDCPVPRPLARLRGKLEELLADPAHDVHEEAWVEATLTDSARPHEPMARLAARFPHILSLAFEPEEGAARALASYAQRLRGRSDQEIAEDFVAHVRPGRGVDDEERDVLRSALDEVRADDVLREAAG; this is translated from the coding sequence GTGAGATTTCTGCACACCTCCGACTGGCACCTCGGGCGCTCGTTCCACCGGGTGAACCTGCTCACCGCGCAGCGCGCCTTTCTCGATCATCTCGTCGAGACGGTCCGTACACAGCGGGTCGACGCGGTCCTCGTCGCGGGCGACGTCTACGACCGCGCCGTACCGCCGCTGGCCGCCGTAGAGCTCTTCGACGACGCCCTGCACCGGCTCGCCGGGCTGGGCGTGCCCACCGTCATGATCTCCGGTAACCACGACTCCGCCCGCCGCCTCGGGGTCGGCTCCGGGCTGATGGGGCAGGCCGGCATCCACCTGCGGACCGACCCGGCGGCCTGCGCCACCCCGGTCGTGCTGCGCGACGCGTACGGCGAGGTCGCCCTGTACGGACTGCCGTACCTGGAACCGGCCCTGGTCAAGGACGAGTTCGGCGCCGAGCGGGCCGACCACGCGCACGTACTGGGCGCCGCCATGGACCGGGTGCGCGACGACCTGGCGGCCCGGCCCGCGGGCACCCGGTCGGTGGTGCTCGCGCACGCCTTCGTCACCGGTGGCGCGCCCAGTGACAGTGAGCGGGACATCACGGTCGGTGGCGTGGAGTCGGTGCCCGCCGCCGTCTTCGAGGGCGTCGACTACGCGGCCCTCGGGCACCTGCACGGCTGCCAGACGATCACCGACCGGGTCCGTTACTCCGGCTCCCCGCTCGCCTACTCCTTCTCCGAGGAACGGCACCGCAAGTCCATGTGGCTGGTCGACCTGGACGCCGCGGGCACGGTGACCGCCGAGCGCCTGGACTGCCCGGTGCCCCGCCCGCTGGCCCGCCTCCGCGGCAAGCTGGAGGAGCTGCTGGCCGACCCGGCGCACGACGTCCACGAGGAGGCGTGGGTGGAGGCGACGCTGACCGACTCCGCCCGCCCGCACGAACCCATGGCCCGGCTCGCCGCCCGCTTCCCGCACATCCTCAGCCTCGCCTTCGAACCGGAGGAGGGAGCCGCCCGCGCCCTCGCCTCGTACGCGCAGCGGCTGCGCGGCCGCAGCGACCAGGAGATCGCCGAGGACTTCGTCGCCCACGTACGGCCGGGGCGCGGCGTGGACGACGAGGAGCGGGACGTACTGCGCTCGGCGCTCGACGAGGTACGCGCCGACGACGTGCTGCGGGAGGCGGCGGGATGA
- a CDS encoding AAA family ATPase produces MRLHRLSVTAFGPFGRTQTIDFDRLARAGLFLLHGPTGAGKTSILDAVCFALYGTVPGTRQSGQALRSDLADPSTPTEVVLELTVGGRRLEITRLPEQPRPKKRGTGTTREKAQSRLREYVTGDGGTGTGPAQGGHWKALSRSHQEIGEEIGQLLGMNKEQFCQVALLPQGDFARFLRADAEARARLLGRLFDTRRFAALEEQLATRRKAAADQVSAGDDRLLGLAHRMDQAAGESADLVDPSVPAPGRAPEAAPAPGRRGSTGRGTGRAARAAGTAASSRGTATATALVPGQYGPGQYGSEHGPDSAKTATAQAAEAPSPGEPGFAEAVLVRAAVARANARERYDIARLAVRSAEAAEAAARARADEERERDRLQRRYAEAQRRAAELAAQSGERDRARDRLARARAAAEVAPALALRDAAWREHGTAQAEERRGRAKLPPDLAGADAERLAALERELRQDLGSLTAARRAENRAAEIAAERAGIEREARADEQTLVDAAAWLANRESAHQENQRRIEAAQEAAARAEQLHAQLDPARQRLAAARRRDHLTESLRAADEDVLRARERAAAAHEHWLDLKDRRLRGIAAELAAGLEDGTACAVCGATEHPAPARTGAGHVDRTAEEAALDAYRQAESARQDAERAQQSLKEERAAAAATAGDTPVAELSRAEEELRETYARERAAGADLHAAREASARADREYERRRTEQQEAERRAAARTSHREALDRELASLDSALEEARGGFASVAERARRLERQVALLAEAAGAARTAEACAQRLKETDAQLSDAAYRAGFDTPQDASAALLSDADWNALQQRLDRHQAETAAVEAELADPEAVAAASLPPADPGRAQAELEHAGRRLRTASTACAAAEERCTELDRLSARAHSDARQLAPLRTEYERIARLAALAAGTSAENERRMRLESYVLAARLEQVAAAASARLHRMSSGRYTLVHSDERAGGARRSGLGLHVIDAWTGHERDTASLSGGETFFASLALALGLADVVTDEAGGTRLDTLFIDEGFGSLDEQTLDEVLDVLDSLRERDRSVGIVSHVADLRQRIPAQLEVVKDRAGSSIRHRVPG; encoded by the coding sequence ATGAGGCTGCACCGGCTGTCGGTCACGGCCTTCGGGCCGTTCGGACGGACCCAGACCATCGACTTCGACCGGCTCGCGCGGGCCGGTCTCTTCCTGCTCCACGGGCCGACCGGCGCGGGCAAGACCTCCATCCTGGACGCTGTCTGCTTCGCCCTGTACGGGACCGTGCCGGGGACGCGGCAGAGCGGCCAGGCGCTGCGCAGCGACCTCGCCGACCCGTCGACGCCGACCGAGGTGGTCCTCGAACTGACCGTCGGCGGACGGCGGCTGGAGATCACCCGGCTGCCGGAGCAGCCCCGCCCGAAGAAGCGCGGGACCGGCACGACCCGCGAGAAGGCGCAGAGCCGGCTGCGCGAGTACGTGACCGGCGACGGCGGAACAGGCACAGGCCCCGCCCAGGGCGGGCACTGGAAGGCGCTCAGCCGCTCCCACCAGGAGATCGGCGAGGAGATCGGCCAGTTGCTCGGCATGAACAAGGAGCAGTTCTGCCAGGTCGCCCTGCTGCCCCAGGGGGACTTCGCGCGTTTCCTGCGCGCGGACGCCGAGGCCCGCGCCCGGTTGCTGGGACGGCTCTTCGACACCCGTCGGTTCGCCGCCCTCGAAGAGCAACTGGCCACCCGTCGCAAGGCCGCGGCCGACCAGGTGTCCGCCGGGGACGACCGGCTGCTGGGGCTCGCCCACCGGATGGACCAGGCGGCGGGCGAGTCGGCCGATCTCGTCGACCCCTCGGTCCCCGCGCCGGGGCGCGCCCCGGAAGCGGCCCCGGCCCCGGGCCGCCGGGGCAGCACGGGCAGGGGTACGGGCCGGGCGGCGCGCGCTGCCGGTACGGCCGCGTCTTCCCGAGGTACGGCGACCGCCACCGCGCTCGTACCAGGGCAGTACGGGCCGGGGCAGTACGGGTCGGAGCACGGGCCGGACTCCGCTAAGACCGCCACCGCTCAGGCCGCCGAGGCGCCGAGCCCCGGCGAGCCGGGCTTCGCCGAAGCCGTACTGGTACGGGCGGCCGTCGCCAGGGCCAACGCGCGCGAGCGGTACGACATCGCCCGGCTCGCCGTACGCTCTGCCGAGGCGGCGGAGGCCGCCGCCCGCGCGCGGGCGGACGAGGAGCGTGAGCGGGACCGCCTCCAGCGCCGGTACGCCGAGGCGCAGCGGCGCGCGGCGGAGCTGGCGGCGCAGTCCGGTGAGCGGGACCGGGCCCGGGACCGGCTGGCGCGGGCCCGCGCGGCCGCCGAGGTCGCCCCTGCCCTGGCGCTGCGCGACGCGGCCTGGCGCGAGCACGGGACGGCACAGGCCGAGGAGCGGCGCGGACGCGCCAAGCTGCCGCCCGATCTGGCCGGCGCGGACGCCGAACGGCTCGCCGCTCTCGAACGCGAACTACGGCAGGACCTCGGTTCGCTGACGGCGGCCCGCCGGGCCGAGAACCGCGCCGCCGAGATCGCCGCGGAACGCGCCGGGATCGAGCGGGAGGCGCGGGCCGACGAGCAGACGCTGGTGGACGCCGCCGCGTGGCTCGCGAACCGGGAGTCGGCGCACCAGGAGAACCAGCGGCGCATCGAGGCCGCCCAGGAAGCCGCGGCGCGTGCCGAACAACTGCACGCGCAGCTCGACCCGGCCCGGCAGCGGCTGGCGGCCGCGCGGCGGCGCGACCACCTCACGGAGAGCCTGCGGGCCGCCGACGAAGACGTGCTGCGCGCCCGGGAGCGTGCGGCGGCGGCCCACGAACACTGGCTCGACCTCAAGGACCGCCGCCTGCGCGGCATCGCGGCCGAACTCGCCGCCGGACTGGAGGACGGCACCGCCTGCGCCGTGTGCGGCGCCACCGAGCACCCCGCCCCGGCCCGTACCGGAGCCGGACACGTGGACCGTACGGCCGAGGAAGCGGCGCTGGACGCCTACCGGCAGGCCGAGTCCGCGCGTCAGGACGCCGAGCGCGCCCAGCAGTCCCTGAAGGAGGAACGGGCCGCCGCTGCGGCGACCGCCGGGGACACTCCCGTCGCCGAACTCTCGCGCGCCGAAGAAGAGTTGCGCGAGACGTACGCGCGCGAGCGGGCCGCGGGAGCCGACCTGCATGCCGCCCGCGAAGCGTCCGCGCGCGCCGACCGCGAGTACGAGCGCCGCCGCACCGAGCAGCAGGAGGCCGAGCGCCGCGCTGCCGCACGTACCTCCCACCGTGAAGCCCTGGACCGTGAACTTGCCTCGCTCGACAGCGCGCTGGAGGAGGCGCGCGGCGGCTTCGCGAGCGTCGCCGAGCGTGCCCGCCGCCTGGAGCGGCAGGTCGCGTTGCTGGCCGAGGCCGCAGGCGCAGCCCGTACGGCCGAGGCGTGCGCCCAGCGCCTTAAGGAGACCGACGCCCAGCTCTCCGACGCCGCCTACCGCGCCGGATTCGACACCCCGCAGGACGCGTCCGCCGCGCTGCTGAGCGACGCCGACTGGAACGCCCTGCAGCAGCGCCTCGACCGCCACCAAGCCGAGACGGCCGCGGTGGAAGCCGAGCTGGCCGACCCCGAGGCGGTCGCCGCAGCAAGCCTTCCGCCGGCGGACCCGGGCCGCGCGCAGGCCGAACTGGAGCACGCCGGCCGCAGACTGCGTACTGCCAGTACGGCTTGTGCCGCCGCCGAGGAACGCTGCACCGAACTCGACCGTCTCAGCGCGCGGGCCCACTCCGATGCCCGGCAGTTGGCCCCCCTGCGTACCGAGTACGAGCGCATTGCCCGCCTCGCCGCCCTTGCCGCCGGTACGTCGGCGGAGAACGAACGGCGGATGCGCCTGGAGTCCTACGTCCTGGCCGCCCGCCTCGAACAGGTCGCGGCCGCCGCCAGCGCGCGCCTGCACCGCATGTCCTCCGGCCGCTACACACTCGTGCACTCCGACGAACGGGCCGGCGGCGCGCGCCGCTCCGGCCTGGGACTGCACGTCATCGACGCCTGGACCGGCCACGAACGCGACACCGCCAGCCTCTCCGGCGGCGAGACGTTCTTCGCGTCACTGGCCCTGGCACTCGGCCTCGCCGACGTCGTCACCGACGAGGCGGGCGGCACCCGCCTGGACACCCTCTTCATCGACGAGGGCTTCGGCAGCCTGGACGAACAGACCCTGGACGAGGTGCTGGACGTCCTGGACTCACTGCGCGAACGGGACCGCAGCGTCGGCATCGTCAGCCACGTCGCCGACCTCCGGCAGCGCATCCCGGCCCAGTTGGAGGTCGTCAAGGACCGCGCGGGGTCGTCCATACGCCACCGGGTGCCGGGCTGA
- a CDS encoding Lrp/AsnC family transcriptional regulator — protein MTGYSPDATDWRILDVLQRNGRAGYAELARAVNMSASAVTERVRRLEEAGVISGYAAVVDPARVGLSVLAFVRLRYPNGSDAAFHGLLESTPEILEAHHVTGDDCFVLKVAARSMKHLEEVSGRIGGLGAVTTSVVYSSPLPRRPISA, from the coding sequence ATGACCGGCTATTCCCCTGACGCCACCGACTGGCGCATCCTCGACGTCCTGCAGCGCAACGGCCGCGCGGGGTACGCCGAACTGGCCCGCGCCGTGAACATGTCCGCGAGCGCGGTGACCGAGCGGGTACGGCGGCTGGAGGAGGCCGGGGTGATATCCGGGTACGCCGCGGTGGTCGACCCGGCGCGCGTCGGGCTGTCGGTCCTGGCCTTCGTCCGGCTGCGCTATCCGAACGGCAGCGACGCCGCCTTCCACGGCCTGCTGGAGAGCACGCCCGAGATTCTGGAGGCGCACCACGTCACGGGCGACGACTGCTTCGTCCTGAAGGTCGCCGCCCGCTCGATGAAGCACCTGGAGGAGGTGTCGGGCCGGATCGGGGGGCTGGGCGCGGTGACGACCAGCGTCGTGTACTCCTCGCCGCTCCCCCGGCGTCCGATCAGCGCCTGA
- a CDS encoding class I SAM-dependent methyltransferase translates to MVLKVSNASNVREVIRYYRQPGSRLGYRLFLNGTKHFGFYRSTDSPWAWSKALRRMEDRMGETLAQPAGARVLDAGCGVGDVAGRLAGRFGLRIHGVDLLDAHVGQARRRARRRNLDHLLTFSQSDYATLDFPDESFDAVYTMETLVHAADAEAVLEQFHRVLKPGGRLVMFEYAREAAARMPAPAADMFRELNDWAAMPSFQRFTYGTLERLTAEAGFSVRGVEDISRGMWPMLRCFAVIGTLPGAGFRAARLRRHSVNTLSAVEFWRHRAFWRYEIHTADKVRTAGT, encoded by the coding sequence ATGGTGCTGAAGGTGAGCAATGCGAGCAACGTACGCGAAGTCATCCGATATTACCGTCAGCCGGGTTCTCGGCTGGGATACCGGCTCTTTCTGAACGGCACCAAGCATTTCGGCTTCTACCGCTCGACGGATTCCCCGTGGGCCTGGTCGAAAGCGCTGCGCCGAATGGAAGACAGAATGGGGGAGACGCTCGCACAGCCGGCGGGCGCGCGCGTGCTGGACGCCGGATGCGGCGTGGGCGACGTGGCTGGCCGGCTGGCGGGCCGTTTCGGACTGCGCATTCACGGGGTGGACCTGCTCGACGCCCATGTCGGCCAGGCCCGGCGCCGGGCACGCCGCCGCAACCTCGACCATCTGCTCACCTTCTCGCAGAGCGACTACGCGACCCTGGACTTCCCCGACGAGAGCTTCGACGCCGTCTACACCATGGAGACACTGGTGCACGCGGCGGACGCCGAGGCGGTGCTGGAGCAGTTCCACCGGGTGCTCAAACCCGGTGGTCGGCTCGTCATGTTCGAGTACGCCCGGGAGGCCGCCGCCCGGATGCCGGCACCGGCGGCCGACATGTTCCGGGAGCTGAACGACTGGGCCGCGATGCCGTCGTTCCAGCGTTTCACCTACGGCACGCTGGAACGCCTGACCGCCGAAGCCGGATTCTCGGTGCGCGGCGTGGAGGACATCTCCCGCGGTATGTGGCCGATGCTCCGGTGCTTCGCCGTGATCGGAACGCTGCCCGGTGCGGGATTCCGGGCCGCGCGGCTGCGCCGGCATTCCGTGAACACCCTGTCGGCCGTGGAATTCTGGCGGCACCGCGCTTTCTGGCGGTACGAGATCCATACCGCCGACAAAGTCCGTACCGCCGGCACCTGA
- a CDS encoding DUF885 domain-containing protein: protein MSHTTASDNAPLPRQVADAYVDALVDLDPITGTFLGVPESSSRLPDFSPAGQEAVAQLARTTLDRLAEAERRPGGDSEIERRCARLLRERLTAELAVHESGEGLRTVSNLHTPLHSAREVLMITPVETDDDWAALAQRLRAMPAALAGYRASLEAGLQRNLLGGPRQVETVIGQLDTWIGTDRSWFADLTEPGPAALRAELDAAAALATGALVELRDWFRDRYAPAVEGAPDVVGRERYALLARFFNGADLDLDEAYTYGWSEFHRLHAEMVKEAEKVLPGAKTPWDALAWLDENGEAVVGVEETRQWLQALMDQAIEALDGTHFDLAERVKHVESRIAPPGGAAAPYYTGPSLDFSRPGRTWLPTMGKTRFPAYDLVSTWYHEGVPGHHLQLAQWAHVAEDLSRYQTTVGMVSANAEGWALYAERLMDELGFLTSAERRLGYLDAQMMRAVRVIIDIGMHLELTIPADSPFHPGERWTPELAHQFLARHCSRPADFVESEIIRYQGMPGQAIGYKLGERTWLAGREAARQRHGADFDLKAWHMAALSQGSLGLDDLLAELSRI, encoded by the coding sequence ATGTCCCACACCACTGCTTCCGACAACGCGCCCCTCCCCCGCCAGGTCGCCGACGCCTACGTCGACGCCCTGGTCGACCTGGACCCCATCACCGGTACCTTCCTCGGCGTCCCGGAGAGTTCGAGCCGGCTGCCCGACTTCTCACCCGCCGGCCAGGAAGCCGTGGCCCAACTGGCCCGTACGACGCTGGACCGGCTCGCCGAGGCCGAGCGGCGGCCGGGCGGGGACAGCGAGATCGAACGACGTTGCGCCCGGCTGCTGCGGGAGCGGCTGACCGCGGAACTCGCGGTGCACGAGTCGGGCGAAGGGCTGCGCACGGTGAGCAACCTGCACACGCCGCTGCACTCGGCACGCGAGGTCCTGATGATCACGCCGGTCGAGACGGACGACGACTGGGCGGCGCTCGCCCAGCGGCTGCGGGCGATGCCCGCCGCGCTGGCGGGCTACCGCGCCTCGCTGGAGGCCGGCCTGCAGCGGAACCTGCTCGGCGGGCCGCGGCAAGTCGAGACCGTCATCGGCCAGTTGGACACATGGATCGGTACGGACCGCAGTTGGTTCGCCGACCTGACCGAGCCGGGCCCCGCGGCGCTGCGCGCCGAGCTGGACGCGGCGGCGGCGCTGGCGACCGGCGCGCTGGTGGAGCTGCGCGACTGGTTCCGCGACCGGTACGCCCCGGCGGTCGAGGGTGCGCCGGACGTGGTGGGCCGCGAGCGCTACGCCCTCCTCGCCCGCTTCTTCAACGGCGCCGACCTGGACCTGGACGAGGCCTACACGTACGGCTGGTCGGAGTTCCACCGGCTGCACGCCGAGATGGTCAAGGAGGCCGAGAAGGTCCTGCCCGGCGCGAAGACCCCGTGGGATGCGCTGGCCTGGCTGGACGAGAACGGTGAGGCCGTGGTGGGCGTCGAGGAGACCCGCCAGTGGCTCCAGGCGCTGATGGACCAGGCCATCGAGGCGCTGGACGGCACCCACTTCGACCTGGCGGAACGGGTCAAGCACGTCGAGTCGCGGATCGCGCCGCCCGGCGGCGCCGCGGCCCCGTACTACACCGGCCCGTCACTGGACTTCTCCCGCCCCGGCCGCACCTGGCTGCCGACGATGGGCAAGACCCGCTTCCCGGCGTACGACCTGGTCTCGACCTGGTACCACGAGGGCGTGCCGGGCCACCACCTCCAGTTGGCGCAGTGGGCGCACGTCGCCGAGGACCTCTCGCGCTACCAGACGACGGTGGGCATGGTCAGCGCCAACGCCGAGGGCTGGGCACTGTACGCCGAGCGGCTGATGGACGAACTGGGCTTCCTGACCAGCGCCGAACGCCGGCTCGGCTACCTGGACGCGCAGATGATGCGGGCGGTCCGCGTCATCATCGACATCGGTATGCACCTGGAACTGACCATTCCGGCGGACTCGCCGTTCCACCCGGGTGAGCGCTGGACGCCGGAGCTGGCCCACCAGTTCCTCGCCCGGCACTGCAGCCGCCCCGCGGACTTCGTCGAGAGCGAGATCATCCGCTACCAGGGCATGCCGGGCCAGGCCATCGGCTACAAGCTGGGCGAGCGGACGTGGCTCGCCGGGCGCGAGGCGGCGCGGCAGCGGCACGGCGCGGACTTCGACCTCAAGGCGTGGCACATGGCGGCGCTGTCGCAGGGGTCGCTGGGTCTGGACGATCTGCTGGCCGAGCTGTCACGGATCTGA
- a CDS encoding LysR family transcriptional regulator, whose translation MDLELRHLKTIRTIADAGSLTKAAARLGLAQPALSAQLKRIERTLGGRLFERGRFGVRPTALGEFVLERARVVLPAISELQQEAVRFTSAGRAVTGLRLGGTHGPLLGGLVDRLATVRPGVPVTTFTTWSEREIAASVTAGRLDFALIGACGESPAPEPERLTWREVAVDPVFVMLAERHPLAGKREIGLAELAAEAWADVPGDGCFADCFTLACARAGFTPTRVYETDTASCIHLVQVGRAAGLCRATLPPTPGMVTRPLAGTPLTWRHLVGWHPGTPAADSAAEVVAQARAAHADAAARSDSYTQWLADHGDPADHRDAADPGPPWSAEGRSAAPGRPWPPRATDHP comes from the coding sequence ATGGACCTGGAATTGCGGCATTTGAAGACGATCCGGACTATTGCCGACGCGGGCAGCCTGACCAAGGCCGCCGCCCGGCTCGGTCTCGCCCAGCCCGCCCTGAGCGCCCAGCTCAAACGCATCGAGCGCACCCTGGGCGGCCGGCTCTTCGAGCGCGGCCGCTTCGGCGTGCGGCCCACCGCCCTGGGGGAGTTCGTGCTCGAACGCGCCCGCGTGGTGCTGCCCGCGATCAGCGAACTCCAGCAGGAGGCCGTACGGTTCACCAGCGCCGGCCGCGCCGTGACGGGCCTCCGGCTCGGCGGCACCCACGGACCGCTGCTCGGCGGGCTGGTGGACCGGCTTGCCACCGTCCGCCCGGGCGTGCCGGTGACCACGTTCACCACCTGGTCCGAGCGTGAGATCGCCGCGTCCGTCACCGCCGGACGGCTGGACTTCGCCCTGATCGGGGCGTGCGGGGAGAGCCCGGCCCCCGAGCCCGAACGGCTCACCTGGCGGGAGGTCGCGGTGGACCCGGTCTTCGTCATGCTCGCCGAGCGCCACCCGCTGGCCGGCAAGCGGGAGATCGGTTTGGCGGAACTGGCGGCGGAAGCCTGGGCGGACGTACCGGGTGACGGCTGCTTCGCGGACTGCTTCACGCTCGCCTGCGCCCGCGCCGGCTTCACCCCCACCCGCGTCTACGAGACCGACACCGCGTCCTGCATCCACCTCGTCCAGGTCGGCCGGGCCGCCGGCCTGTGCCGCGCGACGCTGCCCCCCACTCCCGGCATGGTGACCAGACCGCTGGCCGGCACGCCCCTGACCTGGCGCCATCTCGTCGGCTGGCACCCGGGCACTCCCGCCGCCGACTCGGCCGCCGAGGTCGTCGCCCAGGCACGCGCCGCGCACGCCGACGCCGCCGCGCGCAGCGACAGCTACACGCAGTGGCTCGCCGACCACGGCGACCCGGCCGATCACCGGGACGCGGCCGATCCCGGGCCACCGTGGAGCGCGGAGGGGCGGTCGGCGGCTCCCGGCCGCCCGTGGCCGCCGAGAGCCACCGACCACCCGTAA
- a CDS encoding carbohydrate-binding protein, whose translation MRHRHARTSACAVIAAVGALVLTALPGSATAQTVRADSTSPQAPHRSAAETLSVSATSDAVFQAMKRDLGLDRAQAERRLANEAEAGAVAGRLHNALGASFAGAWVSGTESATLTVATTDAARLAAVRAAGARAVHVPHSLAQLDAAKDKLDRASARRAAPEASSWAVDVRTNTVQLRAADPAAARSFVAASGADRGLVSVGATAERPRPLYDIRGGDAYYMGGGRCSVGFAITRGTQQGFATAGHCGRAGTSTTGYNQAAQGSFQASTFPGRDTAWVAANSSWTSTPYVKGQGGQNVRVAGSTQAAVGASICRSGSTTGWHCGTVQQHNTSVTYPQGTVSGVTKTSVCAEPGDSGGSFISGSQAQGVTSGGSGNCRSGGTTYYQPINPLLQGYGLTLKTGTSGSENPGPGQPGETTWAAGTVYEAGTEVTYDGTTYRCLQGHQAQSGWEPANTPSLWEQV comes from the coding sequence ATGCGCCACAGACACGCCCGAACCAGCGCGTGTGCCGTCATCGCCGCCGTCGGAGCGCTCGTCCTGACCGCGCTGCCCGGCTCGGCGACGGCCCAGACCGTACGGGCGGACTCGACGTCCCCGCAGGCCCCCCACCGCTCGGCCGCCGAGACCCTGTCCGTCAGCGCCACGTCCGACGCCGTGTTCCAGGCGATGAAGCGCGACCTCGGCCTCGACCGGGCACAGGCCGAACGACGCCTGGCGAACGAGGCGGAAGCCGGCGCGGTCGCCGGACGCCTGCACAACGCGCTGGGCGCGTCCTTCGCCGGCGCCTGGGTCAGCGGCACCGAGTCCGCCACCCTCACCGTGGCCACCACCGACGCCGCACGCCTGGCGGCCGTACGGGCGGCGGGTGCGCGCGCCGTCCACGTACCGCACAGCCTCGCCCAACTCGACGCCGCGAAGGACAAGCTGGACCGCGCGTCGGCGCGCCGGGCCGCTCCCGAAGCGTCCTCCTGGGCCGTCGACGTCCGGACGAACACCGTGCAACTGCGCGCCGCCGACCCGGCCGCCGCCCGGTCGTTCGTCGCGGCCAGCGGAGCGGACCGCGGCCTCGTCAGCGTCGGCGCGACCGCCGAACGCCCGCGCCCGCTCTACGACATCCGCGGCGGCGACGCGTACTACATGGGCGGCGGACGCTGCTCCGTCGGCTTCGCGATCACCCGCGGCACCCAGCAGGGCTTCGCCACCGCCGGCCACTGCGGCCGCGCCGGGACCTCCACCACCGGCTACAACCAGGCCGCTCAGGGCAGCTTCCAGGCGTCCACCTTCCCGGGCCGGGACACCGCCTGGGTCGCCGCCAACAGCAGTTGGACCTCGACGCCGTACGTCAAGGGACAGGGCGGCCAGAACGTACGGGTCGCCGGCTCCACCCAGGCGGCGGTCGGCGCCTCGATCTGCCGCTCCGGCTCCACCACCGGCTGGCACTGCGGCACGGTCCAGCAGCACAACACCAGCGTCACCTACCCGCAGGGCACCGTCAGCGGCGTGACCAAGACCTCGGTCTGCGCCGAGCCGGGCGACTCCGGCGGCTCCTTCATCTCCGGCAGCCAGGCGCAGGGTGTCACCTCCGGCGGGTCCGGCAACTGCCGCTCCGGCGGCACGACCTACTACCAGCCCATCAACCCGCTGCTCCAGGGTTACGGCCTGACCCTGAAGACCGGCACCAGCGGCTCCGAGAACCCCGGCCCCGGCCAGCCGGGCGAGACCACCTGGGCCGCCGGCACCGTCTACGAGGCGGGCACCGAGGTCACGTACGACGGCACCACCTACCGCTGCCTCCAGGGCCACCAGGCGCAGTCCGGCTGGGAGCCCGCGAACACACCGTCGCTGTGGGAGCAGGTCTGA